The uncultured Cohaesibacter sp. genomic sequence ATTGGCCTCAACCTGTTCGGGATTGACGATAAACATCCATGGCAGAACCTGCAGGAAAGGAGCAAAGGGCGCCAGCAGGTCGAATGCAACGGTGTGCTCGTCGATTGCGGTGATCTTGTCGGGATCTACAACCCCGGCAATCATCCATGACGGGCCACGCTGAAGTTTGATAATGCGCTTGAATGAATAGATGACCGCTTCAGCCGTAACCGGGGTGCCGTCCTGGAATTTGGCATCCGGATCGAGCTTGAATTCATAGTGCAACTTGTCTTCAGAGACAGTCCACTCGGTTGCCAGACCAGACACGACTTCAGGCGGCGTTCCAACCACGCGGACAAGGGAATCGTAGGTGTTGCGGAACAGCATGGCGGGAGCATAACCCGTTGCCACATGAGGATCGAAGTTCGGAATGTCGACGCTGCTGGCCATGACCAGGATCTTGCGTCCGGCGGCGAATGCATCGAACGGCATGGAGGCAAGAGCAGCGGCAGAAATCGTTGCTCCCAGAAAGTTTCTTCTTGTCATCTTCATTTGCAATTCTCCTGAATGTTTAAAGCAAATGCTGTTCTTCTCTTGTGGTGAGTGAGAGGGTTTTCACCCTCTTCAGTTTTGATTGAAGCCGTAGAGCTTTTTGGCAGCCAACGGGCTGACATAGCCTTGAGTGATGTCTTCGCGGATCATGTCGGGATCGCGCTTGAGTGGATCCCCAAAGCCCGAACCGCCAGCCAGTTGCAATTCGATGACCATGTCACTGCCGACAAGATCGAGCACTTCGCCCGTGCCGCAGTCATGTTCGACGCTGCCGCTGGTCCTGCTTTTGATCACGCCGTGCGACGCCTCACCGCTGAGGCCGCCGAACAGGCCCGCAACGGGGATCCCAACCCCTTCGGGCTGGACGATCGCCGTGATGGGGCGGCCCTCATCGTTGAGTTGGGAAACCGAAACACGAACCCCCAGACCACCGCGGAACTGACCGGCACCTGCGCTGTCACAGACAAGAGCCTTTTCCCATACGATAATTGGTGACCGTGTTTCCAGCATTTCCAAAGAGGAGGTCGCCGCAGAGGTTGGCCATAGCAGGGAGGACTTTCCGTCCTGATTGGCAGAGGCGCCCTGCCCGCCGCCCAGAAGCAGCAATTCATAGAACAGCCGACCCTCGTCCGACTTGCCATAGAAGCTGAGGAGGCTTGGCAAGGCCGAGAAGGACTGAACCGTCTCCGGCGCGGCCTCTGCCATGGCGAGGAACACGTTTGGTGCCAGATACCAACCAGTTCTGGTCCGTTGGGAGACCGGAGCGGGCTTTTCGCAATTGAGGATCGAGCCTTTGGGTGCCGTTACCGTGAAGGGGCGATAGCAACCGGCGTTGCCGCGCACATTGGGCGTCAACATGCACTTGAGCGGATAAGTGGCATGAGCTGTCGTATAGGACAGGGTGCAGTTGATGCCGCCCTTCGTGGTTTGTGCTGGCGTGTCGTAGAAATCAATCGCGATTTCATCTCCCGCAACCGTAATCTTGAGAGGGAATTTCATTTCTTCCCCCATCGGATTGTTGGAGATTTCCGAGTGATAGGTTCCGTCCTTCAACTGGGAAATCGTCTGTCGCATGGCTTTTTCAGACAGATCCTGCACCACCGAGGAAAAGGCCTTGAGATCATGCATGCCATATTCCTCAACGAAACTGAGCATGCGTTTGGAGCCTGTCTCGTTGGCAGAAATGAAGGAGCGGACATCGCCCAGAACCTGATCGCTATCGCGGATATTGTCTGCCATCAGACGGAACAGGTCTTCGTTCTCCTGCCCTTCGATGACAAGCTTCATCGCCGGGATTTGCAGACCTTCTTCATAGAGTTCAGTGACACTGAGGCCATCGCGGCTGCCGCCGATATCACCCACATGACCAACGGTTCCCAGCAGAGCAATCACGTGGCCATGATGGAAGACCGGCGTCACAATCGCCAGATCATACAGATGCCCGGCACAAAGCCATGGGTCGTTGGTGATGTACACATCTCCCGGCTTCATCGTTTCAACCGGGTAGCGTTTGATGATCGCTTTCACTGCCATCGGCAGGGTCAGATTGAACACCGGCATAACGCGCGCCGAATGGGCCAGTGTCTCGCCGTTGGCATCCAGAATGGCGCAGCCAAAGTCCTGACTTTCGGAAATGATCAGCGAAAAAGCTGTCCGGCATACGGTGGACCACATTTCCTCGGCCACATTGACCAAGCGGCTCCACATAACTTCCAGAGCAATCGGGTTGGCAGTGATGCGCTCAACCGCCTCTTCCATGCTCATGTTGTCATCAACCAGCGTCTTGGCTTCGGTCGCCGAAGCGATCTTGATGCGGATGTTGCCTGTTTCGTCAATCGCGACACTGTCGCCGGGAGGCACGAGGGTGGTGGATTCCCGCTCCTCGATGATGGCGGGGCCAACAAGAGTGAAACCGGCAGGCATGGCGTAGCGGTCGTAGACTGATGCCTCAACCCAGCCATCACCAAAGTAGGCCTGCCGTTTACCTTTGAGAGCCGCCCCACCCTGACTGCCCGCTCCGGCCTGTCGGAGTGTCAATTCTGGGTCCTGACCTTTAGCGCGAATACGAACAGAGAGAATTTCCAGACGGGCGTCCTGCGGAACGCGGGTGTAGCGGGCAGTATAGACCTCTTCGAAGGCGGCCTTGATCGCATCGTAAGAAGCGTCGTCCAGCTTGCCAGACGGGAGCGGTACGTTGATTTCGTGCAATTGTCCGACTAGACGCATGTCGGCGGTCCGTTCGATCTCGATGCTGTCGGCATCGATCCCTGTACTGCGCAGCTCTGAGCGACCTGCCTCGGCTAGTGCTTCACAGACGCTTTCCAGTTCGGCGATGGACGCATCCTTGGAGAGCACCAACGGATAGGAGCGCACCAGATCAAAGGCCAAAGGTGCGGTCAGGAAGCCAAAGGCAGAGGCCGCACCACTGGCAGGTGGAATGATCACTTCGCCAATGCCGAGGATATGGGCCACACGTGCAGCAAAGGCCGGGCCTGCCCCGCCGAAGCCGATCATGGAATAGGCGCGAGGATCCTTGCCCTTCTCGACGAGATGGATACGAGCAGCGTTGGCCATATTCTCGCCAACCACCTGATGGATCCCCCAGGCCGCTTCCACCGTGGACAGGCCAAGTGGTTTGGCGATGGATTCCATGGCCTTCTGGCCTGCTTCCAGATCCAGCGTCATGCGACCGCCAAGGAAGAAAGACGGATCATAGTAGCCGAGCACGACACTGGCATCGGTGACGGTCGGTTTGTCACCGCCATTGCCATAGCAGGCAGGACCGGGATAGGAACTTGCCGAATGGGGCCCGACCTGCATCAAACCGACTTCGTCGATGGAGGCGATTGACCCGCCGCCAGCACCGATTTCAATCATGTCAACAACGGGAGCCTTGATCGGGAGACCAGAGCCATTCTTGAACCGATGGGTCCTGCCAGCCTCAAGGTAGGAGGCAATATCGACCTTGCCATCCTCAATCATGCAGGCCTTGGCCGTTGTGCCGCCCATATCGAAGGAAATCACGTTATCAAGGCCGGCATTCTGCCCGAACCAGGCCGTCGCCAGTGCGCCACCGGCGGGGCCGGATTCGAGCAGGCGGATCGGGAAGGCACGTGCGGTTTCCAGTGACACGAGACCGCCGCCTGAATGCATCAGACGAATGACGCCGTTGTAGTCCTGTGTTGCCAGCTCGCTCTCGAGGCGCTGCAAATAGCGATCCATCAGTGGCTGAACGTAGGCGTTGGCGCAGGTGGTTACAAAGCGCTGATATTCCGAAATTTCCGCGACCACTTCAGACGAGATGGAAACAAACAGGTCGGGGAAAGTCTCATGGATGATGTCGCGTGCGCGCTTTTCATGGTCTGGATTGCTGTAGGAATGCATGAAGCAAATGGCAATGGCTTCACAGCCCTTGTCCTTGAGCTCTTTGGCCAGTCCAACGACCGCGCTCTCATCCAGGGCGATGACCGCGTTACCTGCTGCGCTGACACGCTCTTCCACTTCAAGGCGCAATTGCCGCTCCACCAACGGGGTAGGAAAAGCAAGCCTCAGATCGTAGATGTCGTAGCGTTGCTCCGTGCCAATCTCGAGAATATCGCGGAAGCCTTTGGTGGTGATCATGCCGACCTTGGCACCCTTGCGCTCGATAACCGCGTTGGTCACCAATGTGGTGCCGTGTACGATCTCGCTGATCGCTGAAGCCTTGGTCTCGGCTGCCTTCATAAGCTCTGACAAGCCTTCCAATGCACCTCTGGAAGGATCATCGGGCGTGGTCAGACATTTGTGTAGCCTGATGGCCGTTTCATTTTCGTCAAAGAGAATGAAATCGGTGAAGGTCCCACCAATATCGATACCGACACGAAGATTTTCTGTTGTCTGGGTCATTTTTACGTCCTGCTGGTGCGCACGTACAAGTCTCGGATTAGGCCGGTAGCCTTAGAGAATGCGGCGCAACCAATTGTGCTTATAAATTCATCACTAACGATCGTTGCCCAAACTATAGGCGGACCCAAAAAACTCGTCTATATTTTGTTTCGATATTGACTTTTTGTTCCATTATTGAAACATTATTGTAGAAAATTCACTTAGGAGACATTTTATGGGCGCACTAGACGATGCGATTTCTATTCTCGGCTGTTTTTCATTTGAGGAACCAACTTTCACGCAAGCCGACATAGCGCGTCAGATTGATCGCCCCAAGGCGACGGTTCATCGGGCTCTAAAGAGCCTGAGAGAATCGGGTCTCGTCGACTATGAGCCGAACTCGCGGGTCTATTCCCCCGGTCTGCGCCTCTACGAACTGGGACAGGTTTTCCGTTCGCAGAACCAATTTCTTGATCTGATCGTGAAACAGCTGCAGCAGGTTTGCGATCGGGTGGGTTATACAGGCTACATTACGGTTTTCGATGGATATGATCTGACGATACTGCAGGTCATTCGCGGCAAGAATCCTCTCGCCATAACCCGT encodes the following:
- a CDS encoding hydantoinase B/oxoprolinase family protein; translated protein: MTQTTENLRVGIDIGGTFTDFILFDENETAIRLHKCLTTPDDPSRGALEGLSELMKAAETKASAISEIVHGTTLVTNAVIERKGAKVGMITTKGFRDILEIGTEQRYDIYDLRLAFPTPLVERQLRLEVEERVSAAGNAVIALDESAVVGLAKELKDKGCEAIAICFMHSYSNPDHEKRARDIIHETFPDLFVSISSEVVAEISEYQRFVTTCANAYVQPLMDRYLQRLESELATQDYNGVIRLMHSGGGLVSLETARAFPIRLLESGPAGGALATAWFGQNAGLDNVISFDMGGTTAKACMIEDGKVDIASYLEAGRTHRFKNGSGLPIKAPVVDMIEIGAGGGSIASIDEVGLMQVGPHSASSYPGPACYGNGGDKPTVTDASVVLGYYDPSFFLGGRMTLDLEAGQKAMESIAKPLGLSTVEAAWGIHQVVGENMANAARIHLVEKGKDPRAYSMIGFGGAGPAFAARVAHILGIGEVIIPPASGAASAFGFLTAPLAFDLVRSYPLVLSKDASIAELESVCEALAEAGRSELRSTGIDADSIEIERTADMRLVGQLHEINVPLPSGKLDDASYDAIKAAFEEVYTARYTRVPQDARLEILSVRIRAKGQDPELTLRQAGAGSQGGAALKGKRQAYFGDGWVEASVYDRYAMPAGFTLVGPAIIEERESTTLVPPGDSVAIDETGNIRIKIASATEAKTLVDDNMSMEEAVERITANPIALEVMWSRLVNVAEEMWSTVCRTAFSLIISESQDFGCAILDANGETLAHSARVMPVFNLTLPMAVKAIIKRYPVETMKPGDVYITNDPWLCAGHLYDLAIVTPVFHHGHVIALLGTVGHVGDIGGSRDGLSVTELYEEGLQIPAMKLVIEGQENEDLFRLMADNIRDSDQVLGDVRSFISANETGSKRMLSFVEEYGMHDLKAFSSVVQDLSEKAMRQTISQLKDGTYHSEISNNPMGEEMKFPLKITVAGDEIAIDFYDTPAQTTKGGINCTLSYTTAHATYPLKCMLTPNVRGNAGCYRPFTVTAPKGSILNCEKPAPVSQRTRTGWYLAPNVFLAMAEAAPETVQSFSALPSLLSFYGKSDEGRLFYELLLLGGGQGASANQDGKSSLLWPTSAATSSLEMLETRSPIIVWEKALVCDSAGAGQFRGGLGVRVSVSQLNDEGRPITAIVQPEGVGIPVAGLFGGLSGEASHGVIKSRTSGSVEHDCGTGEVLDLVGSDMVIELQLAGGSGFGDPLKRDPDMIREDITQGYVSPLAAKKLYGFNQN